Below is a genomic region from Flammeovirgaceae bacterium SG7u.111.
AATAGATAAACTATACGATACTTACAGAAGGGTAAAAGTTTGCAAAGTTAATAATGAGCAATTTGGAACATTAGTCCTTTTTTTCCCAGCATTGCTAGTTGTTGCTTGCGATGGAGTGGTAGATGATGAGGAATGGGTTTATGTTAAATACTTGTCAAAATTCATTGCGGACACCTTTAAAGACCAGCTTTCAGAAGAAGAAATTGCCGCTCTGCAAGAAAGTATGTTTGCCGAATTGGAGTTTTTAACTAAGTATTTATCAGACTGGGAGCAGAAGTTTTTGAAAGTATTGAAAGAGTATTTAGCCCATAACTCTCATGTAAAAGAAGATGTGGTTGACATCTTACACATGTTTGCTGAAGCTTCAGAGGGAGAGTCTGATGAAGAAGAAGCTAAAATTGAAGAGTTGACAAATTATCTCGAGTTGTCTGAGATAAACATCTAAAGACCCGTTTATACATAAGTATAATACTTAAAATAGAGTAAAAAGAGAGGTGCTTCACCTCTCTTTTTTTTGTACTAACCCTTTCTAAAACAGCTATTACTGCCCATTTAAATACTATTGCAAAAAAGAAGCATTTCTGGAAAACCCAAACTTTAACCTAATTTTTCAATCGGATTGTGAATAAAAACAGATTAAAAAGTTAGATTAATCGTAAGCAATCCTATTTTTGATTCATCGACCTAACCTATTAGTATATCCTATGTGTGGAATAGCAGGATTTGTTTCTAATTCATTTTCCAAATCAGATTTGGTAGGCATGACGGACCTCATTAAGCATAGAGGCCCTGATAGCGATGGTTTCTTTTATGATGAAAAGAAACATGTCGGGCTTGGCCACCGGAGGTTAAGTATCATTGACTTGAGCAATGCAGCCAACCAACCTTTCTACTCCGAAAATAGCCGGTATGTAATGGTTTATAACGGAGAAGTGTATAACTTCAAAGAAGTTGGCAACCAAATTTTGGCAAATAAGGGTAACGAACCTATACCCCACTCCTTCAAAACCCACTCTGATACAGAAGTACTCATTGAAGCTTTTGCAATGTGGGGTACTATGAAACTACCCGAAAAACTGAATGGCATGTTTGCTTTTGCCATTTACGATAAAACAGAGGAAAGACTCTTCCTTTTTAGAGACCGAGTAGGAATTAAGCCTCTTTATTATTTCCACCGCGAAGGAGAAATAGCATTTGCATCCGAGTTAAAATCACTTGTGAAACTCTTGAAAGGCAAAAGAAAGCTCACGATCAACCAAAGTGCTATCCACCAGTTTCTTTACCTTGGATATGTACCAGGTGAACAAACCATCTACAATGAAATATCGAAATTCCCAGCAGGGCATTGCGGCATTTTTGATAAGGGAAAATTGCACCTAGAGCAATACTGGAGTCCTGAAAAAATCATCAGAAATGAAACTACCACAAATGAGGAAAAGGGAATCAAACAACTGGATGAACTGTTAACTAAATCGGTAGAGCGAAGAATGATCGCCGATGTGCCTTTGGGTACTTTCCTAAGCGGAGGAGTTGATTCAAGCGTGGTTACTTCCATTGCTCAAAAACTAAGCGACAGGTCCATTAATACATTTTCCATTGGTTTTAAAGAAGCAAAATTTAATGAAAGTGAGTGGGCGGAAAAAGTCGCAAAGCACTTGGGTACAGAGCATCATCCCTTTCTTCTTTCTGAAAAAGATGCTATCGAACGGGTTGATTTAATCACTAAATCCTATGACCAACCTTTTGCCGACGCCTCGGCAGTACCGACCATGCTGGTCTCTGAAATGGCTCGTAAGCACGTAACAGTAGCACTTTCTGGCGATGGAGGAGATGAACTTTTTATGGGCTACGGTATGTATCAATGGGCAAAAAGGCTTTCTAAACCACACATTAAATATGGTTCTCCATTTTTAAAACTTGGGCTTTCTCTTTCTCCCAAAAGCAGAGACCAACGAGCTGCCTGGATGTTTGCTTGGAAAAACTCTCAACGAATAAAAAGCCATACCTTTTCACAAGAACAATATTTCTTTTCGGAAAAAGAGCTGAGCAAAATACTGAAAAATACTCCTGAAGAATTACAATGGATAGATGAAGGCTTTGGGAAATTGAACAGAAGCCTTTATTCTGATGAGCAGCAAGCTCTTTTCGATCTTAAAAATTACTTAAAAGATGACCTACTTGTAAAAGTAGATATTGCATCTATGCTTCATTCCCTTGAAGTTAGGGTCCCCCTACTCGATCACAAAGTAATCTCATTTGCACTCAACCTTCATAAAGATCTGAAGTGGAAAAACAGTACTAGTAAATACCTTCTCAAAGAGGTTTTGGCGAAATATATTCCTCAAGAGCTCATCAATAGACCCAAGTGGGGCTTTGGGATTCCATTAGGCAATTGGCTCAAAGCTGACTTAAAATATTTGATAGATGAATATCTTAATCCAGAGATAATTGGAGACTATGGAATAGTAGAACCTGCTATAGTAGAGAAACTCAAACGTGCCTTTTTTGAAAAAGGAAAGGATTACTTATACAATAGACTTTGGGCATTGGTCATTCTCCACAAGTGGTTAAAAGAGAATGAAGCTTAGAAAAAAGAAAGCTAATTGCTAAAAAACTCTGTAGCCTAGCTACCAAAAACAAAAAACCACTTGTCAGCTGACAAGTGGTTTTTTAATTCAAATAGCGTTATTTTTTTTATGTTTTCAGGAAACTTAGTCCTGCAACTCTCGGTCAGTTCTGAAACGTTCCTTAGAATCCAATAGCGCTTCATATTCATCCATTGAAGCTACTCTTGCACCTTGGAACTTCCTGATTCCTGTACCTGCAGGGATTAAGTGTCCAACAATTACGTTTTCTTTCAGACCGTTCAATTGGTCCATCTTACCTCTAATAGCAGCCTCACTCAAGACCTTAGTAGTCTCTTGGAAAGATGCGGCAGAGATAAAGCTGGTAGTATCCAACGATGCCTGCGTAATACCTTGAAGGTTCGGTCTTGATACTGCTGGTTGAGCATCTCTCACCTTCACAATATTCAAATCACGACGCTTCAAGTTAGAGTTTTCGTCTCTCAACTGTCTTGCCGAGACGATCATTCCAGGGCGCATTGTAGCAGAATCACCTGCTTCAGTCACCACCTTCTTGTCCAATATCTGATCATTGGTTTCCCTAAACGTGAACTTGTCCACATTTTGGTTATTCAAGAAGATAGTATCACCACTATCAACAATCATTACTTTCTGCATCATCTGCCTAACGATCACTTCAATGTGCTTATCATTGATACCCACACCTTGCAATCTATAAACATCCTGAATCTCGTTTACCAAGTATTCTTGAACCGCTGTTGGACCTTTAATAGCAAGAATATCAGATGGTGTAATCGCTCCATCAGAAAGAGGCATACCTGCTTTCACAAAGTCATTTTCTTGTACAAGAATATGTTTTGAAAGATTCACCAAGTATCTTTTCTTCACACCTTCTTTAGACTCTACAAAGATCTCACGGTTACCACGCTTAATAGCGCCATAAGAAACAATACCATCAATCTCACTTACTACAGCTGGGTTAGATGGGTTACGTGCTTCAAACAACTCAGTTACCCTCGGCAGACCACCCGTAATATCCCTGTTTTTGCTTATTGCTCGAGGGATTTTCACAAGAATCTGACCTGCGGTCACTTTTTCACCATCTTCTACTGCTAAGTGGGCATCAACAGGAATGTTACTACTTACACTTTCCCCATCATCTGAAACAATGATCAACGTTGGGTTTTTCGCTTTATCTTTAGTTTCAATGATTACTTTTTCACGGTGTCCAGTCTGCTCATCATACTCCTCACGGTAAGTGATACCTTCTTCAATAGCTTCAAATTCTACGTGACCGTTGAATTGAGAAAGGATAACAGCATTAAATGGATCCCAGAAACAGATAGTATCACCTTTCTCGACCATTGCACCTTCAGGTACTTTTAGGAAAGAGCCGTATGGCAAGTGATTGTTAATTAA
It encodes:
- the asnB gene encoding asparagine synthase (glutamine-hydrolyzing), translating into MCGIAGFVSNSFSKSDLVGMTDLIKHRGPDSDGFFYDEKKHVGLGHRRLSIIDLSNAANQPFYSENSRYVMVYNGEVYNFKEVGNQILANKGNEPIPHSFKTHSDTEVLIEAFAMWGTMKLPEKLNGMFAFAIYDKTEERLFLFRDRVGIKPLYYFHREGEIAFASELKSLVKLLKGKRKLTINQSAIHQFLYLGYVPGEQTIYNEISKFPAGHCGIFDKGKLHLEQYWSPEKIIRNETTTNEEKGIKQLDELLTKSVERRMIADVPLGTFLSGGVDSSVVTSIAQKLSDRSINTFSIGFKEAKFNESEWAEKVAKHLGTEHHPFLLSEKDAIERVDLITKSYDQPFADASAVPTMLVSEMARKHVTVALSGDGGDELFMGYGMYQWAKRLSKPHIKYGSPFLKLGLSLSPKSRDQRAAWMFAWKNSQRIKSHTFSQEQYFFSEKELSKILKNTPEELQWIDEGFGKLNRSLYSDEQQALFDLKNYLKDDLLVKVDIASMLHSLEVRVPLLDHKVISFALNLHKDLKWKNSTSKYLLKEVLAKYIPQELINRPKWGFGIPLGNWLKADLKYLIDEYLNPEIIGDYGIVEPAIVEKLKRAFFEKGKDYLYNRLWALVILHKWLKENEA